GTGACAATGTGTCAGCCTGCGTGAGTTAAGATGACAGTAGTGCACAACCGCTCTCCCTATGGTGGAAAGCACATGAATGGGGAGCATTACAGTGGAGCCGCCTAAGTCGATGCCACAAAAGTTGgagttaaataataaaaaaataagaataaacagGTCgattttaattcatattccaccaaATACTTATCGAAACACTATGTTTCcactagttgggctgcacagaacatgtTGGTGATATGTTGCATCTTGAacaaaaatggggaaaaaaaattaagttcAATTTTAGACGTTTTTATTGATGAATTGTTTAATTAAtacaaatccaaaacaaaatgacaataattgATTGGTGTGACTAGAACAATCTATTTAGCTCTTTCTGCTTTAATTAAAGGAGCCACTTAAGAATCTGCTGACACAGGCAAAATCCTATTTAACCCTATAAACCTTTGTTTCACCCCTTCCCCTAATTCTTCTTTGGAGAGACGAAGACAAAAgcttaaaaagaataaaaatcccCCCCGGGAATTGAGAACGTACTAGACTCTTGATGTCATCACTTAGAGCCTCGGGGGAAGGGATGAGACGTAGGGGGTGGTATTGGGATTGAGCCATAACTGACAATACAAAACTTTCCATCTTTTTGTACAATGATACCATTCAAGTTGATAAAGATCTCAGACTTAAGTGCAAACTCAGCAGGCACCAAAGACCGTCGCACTTCTCCGTTGAGACTAAAGTGAAGGTGACAGCTGGACTGGCTGACTGCTGCTCCACATCTGACCAGTGGATTCCCCAGAGCTAACGGCACTTGCAAGACACTTCCGCTGCTCTTACTTTAGCTGCCAATCTGTGCTCTATAGACCTTCATAAATTGACTTTTCCTGTAGGATGAGACTAATCCCCTTTGGTCTTATGTGACTGCACACTATTGGAGTACCACGGGGATATGTGGCATTCTCCAAACCTTTTAAACATGAATAATTAACTGATGTTCTCAGTCCAGCGCCTATGAGTTAACAAGAGTGTGTACACACATTAAATGTTGATGTACGTTATTGTAGGACAACAACACACTGTTTTGCCGGAGAGGAACATTTACACTACCGTGGCACTCAAAGGCTTACGAGCAATTATGTCGAGATCTTTTTATTAGGTTTTTTCGTATTTAAGCTGTGAGTCATCACGGGTTCAGATCTTTTGAAGAGGAGAAGGCAGTTCAATTTTACAAATAGGAGAATTATTTAATGCTGGATGGGTCTTCCAGATACAGCACATGTGCCAGATGGTAAAAACCACTGTGGCAGCAAAGATTAAAAGGGATAATAAATTGGCTGCTTCTTGAGATTTGCGCAAATATTAATGGGCCAAGACCATATCAAAGACTTGAACTTTCCTTCACCCCTACGCTATAAATCAATTATTAATAATCGTCGCAGAGACTTGCCTGGCTTTTGCATCCTTCAGTCTCTCTGAGTGATTTTATCCCAAAAGAGATAAATGAACAAGTATAGTGAATTAATCAAAGCAACAAGTGACTGGATCGGTTGAATTTTGTGCATTGTTGTGCTGACATCCTTGGAGCTTTGACACAGGCGGTATACATACGTGACACAGCAGACACTGCGGCAGGAATGAAATATCACACAATAACTGCACATTTATATATTCATGACTTGCCTcagacggcttttttttttccacactgagCATTTTTGTAATTGATTGAGAGCATAGGAGAGAGAGCTCTGAAATGGTCTTTGTTGATTCATGGAGCCTGTAATGCTGTTTGAAGTTGTGGAAGGGGGCGAGGCAAAATGTTCTCACTGTTCTAGATGCACACATACAACACTGGTAATTGGAGACAAAAGTCCCCctcaacaaaaaatgaaaaactaaaaatatttttgaacaaaGGAGAGGATCGGTGAACATGTGAATTTGTGGGTGCTAaatatgcaaatatatatatcggtTGTAGCTTTAAATTGTAGTGACAacattcaccactagatggtggtAGTTTTACTTATACTTTGTCTTATAGTGCCCCTAAACTACATGACTGGGCCCAATATTGTTTTGCAGATTTGGGAAAATATGCAGGCCAGACACTACCTCAGTAATAAGATTTTGCAGGTTTTTTTAACTTCCTGGTTAAGATTTACGTTGGCGTGATTGGTCCAAGCAGAAGTTTGAAAGTTGCCACAACGCACAATCACCTTGTACTAAATAGTCCTGCATCTCCCGAGCAGATCCTAGTGGAGCGGTCCAGATACTGTGAAGAACTCGCGAATCAATCTGACTCTTGCCAGGTTACGCCCTCTGAGAAGCCCCGATTAAAAATTGTGGGCCGTCCCGCATTTATATATTGAAGCTGAAGTGCAGCCGGgcgcatgcgcacgcacacacacggtcaAACAGTGCGGCTCAGAGCTTCACAGGAGGagctttttgaaatatttaaatgctgcttttttttttaatgtgagatTGATTGAATAGGGTCAGTGTTGCAGCTCCTTGCAGTTCTCAGAGAGCAACATGACGACACACTCTGGCAAAACTAACATGCGTGCATCTGTGTAGGCTTGACTGCAGTGCCTTCAACAGCAGTAATTGGCATGTTGGTGCAAGGAGGAGCTCATTTTCCACACAAATCCTTTTACATAACAGAGtcctccacattttgcttcaaaATGTAGCTCTAacgttttacacccatcttcaATATTGCTTTTTTAGATTAAGTTCGTAGACGAAGCTTTATACTACACACGTAGCATGCACCTGCAGGAAATGCAGCTTAGATTTGTTGGAATCTGTAACGAgatagagagagaaagagatttATGCTTGTCTCTTTCCTCTCCCAGTTTTCAGGCAGGAGCAGAAAGATGATGCCAGAAAGAGATTCATTAATAATGCAACGAGGGGATGAAGCCTCGCCACTTTACCATGGCAGAAGTCCTCATACCCTCCTCCAATTCTTGATGCATCAGGAAACTCATTGCAGAGTGCAACCATCGGTGAGTTCATtcaaaaatgatgaaaatgttaCTTCAAGAGGTCACAATTGTCACATGCATTCTGGGATGAAAAATTGTTCAGTACTTCAGAAGGACTCAAATATATGATAAGGTGCTGCCCTCTTTTGGATCAGCTCTATCATGATAGCTAacaaaggaaaatatttttgaaattacATTTCAGCATTTACATTTAagactttagttttttttttttttattttttttttttttttttttttattaattattaggAGCCCGTACATACCGTTACTTCTTTTAAGGAAACTTTATTATTATCAGCATTTCTCTTTGTACAATTTCAACTAGTATCAAtacatttattgaatgtattattttcaGCTTTAAATAATTAGGCTGCCATCTTCATTAGCTTTTAAATTCAGTTCAAGTTACACAAGCAGCAATGGGGATTCAAAATACATCAGCTAAACATGTAACGCCCATTTAGAACCAGAAGGGGGCgacataattcttttttttgtaccagTTTACTGTACATTGTTTTCTTTGATTTGAACAACACTCGTTTTTTTCAAGAGGAGAGCTATCATATAAAAAGTATCAAGCCAGTCTATAAAATTGTTGCATGCTAGTCTGAGCCTCCTCAATGCCAATTTTTGCCACCCCCCAAACAAATTCACAATTTTAGGCCTTGATAACTTGCAACTGAGAGATaacaaaaaatgatttttaaagaaACTGATTGTTGAAAAATTCTGCTGAGTTCACTATGGTGGCAATATGGCTTCATTtaaatcagtggttcccaaagtgggcggttcactggggagccaagggggcgccagcctgcaaaagtttgggaaccattgattTAAATGAATACGCATCCAAAATATATCTGACTCCTCCTTTGGGAAGTTAGTGTACCTCATGTGAGCCCTCCCCTCCGCTGGATCCTCTCCTCATATTATCCACATCCCAGCCTGATGACAAACGCTGCAGACACCGAGTGGACTTGGGCCACACACTTCTGGGATTTTTAAATGTGTATGGTTATATTTGCCCCGGTAAGTattttcctcttcctttttttttccccccaagaaattgtatttcattattatatatttttttctttatcataCTTTTTTGAGTAGTTAGCCAGGTTGCATGCACTCAAATAGCAAGTAATGCTGTAGTGAGAGTGATTCTTGAGCTACAATATTTGTTTCCTGTATGCTGTCAGCTAAACATACTCAGTTTAGATTACATGTTGTATACGGTGCTTTGAATCTCGCAAAGGCACAGCTGTCCAAACGTTTGATGCGAAAATGAATCAGCCTGCGCTGCTGCGGCCACCCTCTCGTGCACAGTGAGCAGCACTTCCTACCTTTAAATTATTCAGCCTTTGTTTTCAAACCAATTAGAAATTGTAATAATCAGTCCTGTGATTTATTGATGGAAATACATTATGCAATAAGCCACATTCACTCAGACATGTCCCTTGATAGTCTTTCATGCTTGTGTCCTCATATTACTGCTATCATATTCTTCTCCTCAGATTTTTGCCATTTGTGCGTTTGCAACATGCGGCGGCTACCATGGACACCTCCGGGTTAAAGTGGACTGTGCAGGCAATAGACAGAGTAACAGGAGCATCAACATTGAATTTGGCTATCCATTCAGGTACACTGTGATTACTACCAATGACACATTTTTGACTATAATATTCATATTTACAAAATCATTTCACGGTGTGTGTTGCATGTACTTTTTAGCAGTAGAACGTGTTGAGCATTGGACAAAAAGACGTAAATGAAAAATTCACACTTCCTTCCGAtcaatatttaattattatcaGATGGGGACTTGGAATAAGTCCTACTTTCATGTCAACATTTTTAAATTGTCTTACGGACCAtatgttattttaaaaatagatataaatatttgtaaactcctttaaatagcttgctgaGCTATTTACGTTTCACAACAACTTGTTGCCATAAAAAAATTGTGGACAGATGGGAAAGTGTTACATTATTCATGAGTTGACATCAAGTACATCAGTGCAAACGTTGACTCCGCTGTCCATATATCTAAATGGGCATGCTATATATAAAGATGACGACACAATTTGTCAATTTGATGTTTCAAACTTTGAAGAGTCGATACTTTCTCTTGAGGAAGACGCACCCCGTTTGAGGAGTTGATCACTAAATGAAGCCATCTCTGAGCGGACAGCCCCCAAGGCATTGTGGGTGCACGCTTCTAGACAAGATCAATAGTGGAAACATTTTGGTACGTCAAAAGGGCCCACTTAAGGTTAGAATCTGGCTCCAAGTGCATTTTGGTCTAATGATGCAATGAAGCATCTCAGACAAAGGGCCCTTTAAATTGGACTGGCGTCTTTCCTCCACATCCAAAATGAGGTACGCTCATTTCGACCAAAGTGGAATATATTGACTGGATCTCGAGAATACTTACCTATAACCTAACCAGCACTCAGGTATTTCTTTTCCTAACAAGGAATCCAACCATATAAAAATTACACAATTAGAAAATTACACCAAATTTAATGGTAGTTTCATTTGCGTGAGGGGCGCATGCAATATAATTGGATGCTGGTGTCGCTTGCGGCGCAGTGACAGCGAACATCTCACTGCCAATCACTGTCAGTCACTTTGAGGCAAGCTTCTAATTAACACTTGCAAGAAAAGCCACACCATCGACTTTGTTTATTGACTTTCTAGCATTCAAATGCTTTGAGTGTAATTAGTGGtaaagcatccatccattttttttatagcaCTTGTACTCATTTGGCCTCAGGTAATTTTGGCAAGGGGCTGGTTGGTCAGACTATAATTTGCAAAAGCATCCTTTCATGTTAACCCTTAAGAAAAACTGAGAGCTAATCTCCTTTTCCTCTGCAGGTTACAACAAGTGCATTTCAGGGCTCCCCTATGTGAAACAGAGAGAGAGGAAATTCTCTTCCTGGATGGTGACTTTTCCCCCGCTGCTCAGTTTTTTGTCAGCGTGGGCGTGATCACGTTCCTCTACTCCTTACTGGCAACGGTGGTCTACGTCTTTTACCAGAACAAATACTTAAAGAACAACAGAGGCCCACTTTTGGTTGGTAACTGTTTGGCTTCTGATGTAGCAAGACCAGGAGGAGTTACAATAATGTTTTCTCCTCTTTGCAGGACTTTGCGGTGACAGTGATCTTCTCCCTTATGTGGTTCATCAGTAGTTGTTGTTGGGCCAAAGATCTCTCGGAAATCAAGGTGGCTACAAAGCCCACTAAGGTGCTACTACTCATCTCCGCCTGCTCGGCTCAGGAGAACAAATGCACGGCGGCCCAAGAACCTCTCTGGTCTCGGCTCAACTCGTCTGTGGTGAGTAGAAATAAGTCGGCAACAGCAGATCTTTCATTCTCAGCATGCCTATAATGTacacactttttattttcttctcctaGGTCTTTGGTTTTGTCAATGTCATCCTTTGGGCTGGAAATATTTGGTTTGTCTTTAAAGAAACAGGCTGGTATAAGATGGGTCAGAGGTATCCCACCAGGAGCGCTTCTGGAAAACGAGAAATGCGTCAGCGGCTCTACAGCGAGAGCAGCTTTGACCTTCAAGAGGAAAGTTTTAGTCCTCGACcgtttaaaaacaacaatttgaaGCCGACAAAAGGAGATATAGGCATGCAGCTGTACCGGCAAAGCAGCATCAACCAATCACAAGTGAGCCACGGCCTCCCGCAAACCTATCTCGGCCAGCCAGACAGTAAAGGAGGGGccccatgattttttttcttttttcttttgccttaTGTTTATTTTATCGCTTACATGTTTGTTTCATACATCTTACATTTTTGATGTCATCTGACCACATCATTTAAATCCAAACAAAATGAGGTCTGAATAAGTGTGAACTGTACGTGGTGGTACTATGGGTCAGATAATGTACGTAGTTCAGCTATTGTTCACTAATTCTTCGTTATATATCGCTGGGATGAAAATATCGTAATTAATAATTTCAATAGCTGTATAACAAATATAATGAGGAATAAATAATAGAGCAAACGTTATTTTGTGTTCAAGCACTTTGTTACTCGTATTGCAAAACCTCCACGAATACAATCGTATAGATATTGTTGCTACTACGTTTAAATTTGAGTGTCTTTGTATAAAATATTGCAAGATTTGATTGCTTCTCAAATCTTTGCAGAAGGAAACTTTTTCCAAGATCCCCTCTACAGAATTCAAAAATATTTCGAGCAGCACTCAATATTACAGACAATTgatcttctttttatttatcttgCTAGAAAGAACGTGCAGTTGTTTCCTTTATTGTTGCATTTCCCCAAGATTGTAATCACTGTGCTTTTGTCCACTTGCAAAAAgcttcattttaaataaagtctGGTTCAGTGTAATTGAATGTTGCAATATTGGCTTGACTGGATTTTTATTTGAAGCCAAAACTCCAAATGTTGAATACTGATACCAAACACTGCTAAAATCTTAAAGCATTTTGAAATCAgtctttcatttaaaaaaaataaaataaaaaaatgcaatgctCCCGTGTGTATGAGCTGGACTTAAAGATCTAAAAATTTTAGTATGTGCTTTGTAAGCAATCTGCCTTAGACATGATTATTGCAAAGGTGTGACCTGGGCTGCCCACAATGTAAAGCCAAATTAAAATTGGTATCAATAATTTGGGGCTTGACTGTTGGTCTATCTTTGTTGCACACAGACTAGATAAGAGTCACGCCCAAAATTGGTATGAATAATTTTGTGCTTGACTGTACCCatgaaaaaatgaattaaaaatgtcATCAGGCAGAAAGCAAAAGAGGGAATgctaaatgaataaaacttcaTGTGGAGAACATTAAAGAGTGCGTCATGCAGCGTGCCTTGATTATCTCCTTTGCAAAGGCCAGTGGGATAATCCCTCCCAGTAGCTGTTTCATCCCATTTAGACATTCTAATACCTATAAGTCACACTAAcgactttatttttgttttgtcaaaggCAAAACAAAGAAGAGATTCAACTTCAATTATAAATGTTGTGCCTAAGGGCCTTACTGGTCATCTGTAAAGTAAACAAACAAGGTGCTGGTGTTTGACTAGCCCAGCTTCATGAGTGTTGCATAAAGTCAAAACTGCTTGTTGTCATTGGTAAACAGATCAGAGGATTTTGAGGAAATGCACTTAAAGATTGCGAGCTGGATCTGCCCCTGCTTTTTGTTGAGgctcattaaaaacaaaacaaatccaatATGTCTTTATTTTTGCAAAATAGATGATGAATTGTATTATCTAAATTCGAGAAAATGATATCACCATAAGTGCATTTTATGTTGACTAGAGCCTCAAAAATGTCCAAAGCTAATCAGTgatctccatccatccaaggCTGTTGTTCACAGTGAACATCAGCCTGGAATTAAACCCACTTTATTATTAAGACCTCAGTTTGCAAGCGGTCTTTTAACTGGTCCAAGTAATTAAATGGCGGGGAGAAGTGAGGCTCCTCTCTGCGGGTGCTGCCCATCACACAAATGCAAATGGCATGCAGGTGTCCGGGGCCGCCTGCCTGCACGACTAAATTACAGTGCATGTCCTCTCATCTTGACAATTACAATCAGTATGCGTGAAGGAAATAAAGGGGTACATCATGACATAGATATCACACTGATTTTTGTGTCCTTGTTGAGTTACATGCTTGTGTGTCGCATTTGTTATGagtgtattttatttataaaaaaaactggcaaaaatctcaaatatatgtatatatggaTATTTAACTGTTTGATGAAAAATGTTCTAAAACGGTCCAGTGGTACTAAGTACTGCCTCCAGAGAGCAGTATAACATTACGCTGAGTGCCACATTGCACTTCTACCCACTGACATCTAAAGCCATTATCATcaataatcaataataataataatactcctAATAatagcaaaaaaataatcatcttTATTATTATCTATAGAATGTTTGATACAGCGAGTCCATTGAAGTTTTGCCCAAACAAAACAGCAAATCATTTTGAATGGAGGTGGA
This genomic interval from Syngnathus typhle isolate RoL2023-S1 ecotype Sweden linkage group LG11, RoL_Styp_1.0, whole genome shotgun sequence contains the following:
- the synprb gene encoding synaptoporin b, whose product is MCMVIFAPIFAICAFATCGGYHGHLRVKVDCAGNRQSNRSINIEFGYPFRLQQVHFRAPLCETEREEILFLDGDFSPAAQFFVSVGVITFLYSLLATVVYVFYQNKYLKNNRGPLLDFAVTVIFSLMWFISSCCWAKDLSEIKVATKPTKVLLLISACSAQENKCTAAQEPLWSRLNSSVVFGFVNVILWAGNIWFVFKETGWYKMGQRYPTRSASGKREMRQRLYSESSFDLQEESFSPRPFKNNNLKPTKGDIGMQLYRQSSINQSQVSHGLPQTYLGQPDSKGGAP